The Bacillus zhangzhouensis region ATATACTGTAAATAAATGTATAAATTCCGGTCAGCATAGATGATAGTGAAACATATTTACTAAGGTATAAAAATAAGAAAAAAGCAGCGATCATCGTGATAAATAGGAATGGGGCATAAAATAGCAGCACACCGCCTGATGTAGCGACTGCCTTTCCCCCTTTAAATTTTGCAAAGACAGGAAAGCTGTGACCGATAACAGCAGCAACTCCTGCTAATAAGGGATGGATGTCCAGCTGCATGAAAAACGGTAAAGCTGAAGCAAGCGTCCCTTTTAGGATATCAGCAGTAATAACAATGGACCCTGCTTTTACACCAAGTATACGAAATGCATTCGTCGCACCTAGGTTTCCGCTGCCATGTTCACGGATATCGATTCCCTTTGCAGCTTTCCCGACAATGAGACCGGATGGAATACTGCCGAGAAGATAAGCCAAAATAAACATCAAAGCAATTAACATCTGCATAACTCCTTTATATTCTCCCTCTTGTCTTACATTTTAACATGATCTTGTGAAAAACATGGGGAACTTTTTTTGAAAAAATCGAAAGCAGATGCATTCAGCTTTGTTTTTAAGCAAGAATTCGCTAAAATAGAGGAAAAGGAGTGTCTGGATGAACAATCCTACGAAAGAAGAAATTGGCTGTATATTAAAGAGCAGTAAACGAATTGCTGTTGTTGGATTATCAGATCAGCCGCACCGGACGTCTTATATGGTGTCTAAAGCGATGCAGGATGCCGGGTATGAGATCATTCCCGTGAATCCAACGATCGATGAAGCACTCGGTGTGAAAGCAGTCGCTTCTTTAAAAGACATAAAAGATCCTGTTGATATCGTCAATGTCTTTAGACGTTCAGAGTTTTTGCCAGAGGTGGCAGAAGAGTTTCTAGAAATAGACGCACCTGTTTTTTGGGCGCAGCAAGGCATATATCACGAAGAAGCGAAAAGGCTCATTGAGGAAAATGGCAAGGTCGCCATCATGGATTTATGTATCAAGGTGGCTCATGCGATGACAAAAACTCATTAAATCGTCAAAAATCCTTGGTTTTTCAAGGATTTTTCTTTTTTGTTGCAGAAATATATTTGCGATTCTAGAAGAAAGCGATAAAATAAGGCGACAGGACATATCGGCGGTCTTGCATATCGAGAAAAAGAGCGATAAGATAAATATAGAACATTTGTTCTGTTCTGCTAAAACCATCATATGATTGCATTTGGCTTATGAAACAGTCTTGTTTATAATGGACTTCTAGTTCTGATTGCAGAATGTAGAATGATTCTCATAACTGTGCAAAAGAGCATGTATTGGTGAATTAATTACACATGCATGGTGATGATGCAGCTTATTAAAATGGACAGTAATGAGCAGCATGATCATCATTCACATCTAGAGAGATCATTTGATGATTAGCCGGTTATGTTTGTTAGTGAAAGGGGATTAAGCATTTGGTTAAAAAACAGCAAGTAGATTATAACGATGATTCTATTCAGGTGCTAGAGGGGCTTGAAGCGGTCCGTAAACGTCCAGGGATGTATATTGGATCTACGGATTCACGCGGTCTTCATCACCTTGTCTATGAGATTGTAGACAACTCTGTCGATGAAGTGCTCGCTGGCCATGGAGATCATATCATTGTCAAAATACATAAAGATAACAGCATTTCCGTCCAAGATAAAGGGCGAGGAATGCCTACTGGTATGCATAAGCTTGGAAAACCGACACCCGAGATCATTTTAACGGTCCTACACGCAGGCGGAAAATTTGGTCAAGGTGGATATAAAACAAGTGGTGGACTTCACGGAGTTGGGGCATCTGTTGTGAACGCGCTGTCAGAATGGCTCACTGTCACAATTGAACGGGACGGATTTATTTATCATCAGCGCTTTGAAAACGGCGGTAAACCTGTCACATCACTTGAAAAAATCGGAAAATCGAAAAAAACGGGAACGCTAATTCATTTTAAGCCGGACCCAGTCATGTTCAGTGTTACGACCTATAATTTCGATACGTTATCAGAACGTTTAAGAGAATCTGCCTTTTTATTAAAAGGGTTAAAAATAGAGCTGATCGATGAACGGCATGATGTACAAGAAACGTTTTATTATGAGACAGGCATTGAAGCCTTTGTTGCTTATTTAAATGAAGAAAAAGATGTTCTAAGTGAAGTCGTCTCATTTGAAGGGGAGCATCAGTCCATCGAAGTAGATTTTGCTTTTCAATTTAACGATGGCTATTCGGAGAATATCCTTTCCTTCGTCAATAACGTCAGAACAAAAGATGGCGGAACACATGAGTCTGGTGCCAAAACGGCCATGACGAGAGCTTTTAACGAATATGCACGCAAAGTGGCCCTGTTAAAAGAAAAAGACAAAAATTTAGAAGGCACTGATATTCGCGAAGGGCTGTCCGCTATAATTTCTGTTAGAATTCCTGAAGAGCTGCTTCAATTTGAAGGGCAGACAAAAGGAAAGCTTGGGACAAGTGAGGCTCGTTCAGCTGTTGATGCTGTTATTTCTGAAAAGCTTGCATATTTCCTTGAAGAAAACCGGGAAACAGCCACTCTTCTTGTGAAAAAAGCGATTAAAGCGCAGCAGGCAAGAGAGGCTGCTAGAAAAGCCCGTGAAGAAGCGAGGAGCGGCAAGAAACGGAAAAAGTCTGAAGCAACGCTGAGCGGAAAATTAACACCTGCCCAATCTAGAAACCCAGCAAGAAACGAACTATACCTAGTAGAGGGTGACTCAGCGGGCGGGTCAGCAAAACAGGGGCGTGATCGTAAATTCCAGGCGGTGCTGCCGCTGCGCGGAAAGGTCATCAATACAGAAAAAGCAAAGCTTGCTGATATTTTCAAAAACGAAGAAATCAACACCATTATTCATGCAATTGGTGGAGGCGTCGGTGTCGACTTTAATGTAGAAGACATCAATTATGACAAAATCGTCATCATGACAGATGCGGATACGGATGGAGCACATATTCAAGTACTTCTCTTAACATTCTTTTACCGCTATATGAAGCCGCTGATTGAGCAAGGCAAAGTGTTTATTGCACTTCCGCCTTTATATAAAGTCAGCAAAGGATCAGGGAAAAAAGAAATCATTGAGTACGCATGGTCTGATGAAGAGATGGATGATGTATTGAAGAAAGTTGGAAAAGGGTATACGATTCAGCGCTACAAAGGGTTAGGTG contains the following coding sequences:
- the plsY gene encoding glycerol-3-phosphate 1-O-acyltransferase PlsY — its product is MLIALMFILAYLLGSIPSGLIVGKAAKGIDIREHGSGNLGATNAFRILGVKAGSIVITADILKGTLASALPFFMQLDIHPLLAGVAAVIGHSFPVFAKFKGGKAVATSGGVLLFYAPFLFITMIAAFFLFLYLSKYVSLSSMLTGIYTFIYSIFTKDLFLIIVVAVLAGFVIYRHIANLKRIINKTEPKIKWL
- a CDS encoding CoA-binding protein gives rise to the protein MNNPTKEEIGCILKSSKRIAVVGLSDQPHRTSYMVSKAMQDAGYEIIPVNPTIDEALGVKAVASLKDIKDPVDIVNVFRRSEFLPEVAEEFLEIDAPVFWAQQGIYHEEAKRLIEENGKVAIMDLCIKVAHAMTKTH
- the parE gene encoding DNA topoisomerase IV subunit B; translated protein: MVKKQQVDYNDDSIQVLEGLEAVRKRPGMYIGSTDSRGLHHLVYEIVDNSVDEVLAGHGDHIIVKIHKDNSISVQDKGRGMPTGMHKLGKPTPEIILTVLHAGGKFGQGGYKTSGGLHGVGASVVNALSEWLTVTIERDGFIYHQRFENGGKPVTSLEKIGKSKKTGTLIHFKPDPVMFSVTTYNFDTLSERLRESAFLLKGLKIELIDERHDVQETFYYETGIEAFVAYLNEEKDVLSEVVSFEGEHQSIEVDFAFQFNDGYSENILSFVNNVRTKDGGTHESGAKTAMTRAFNEYARKVALLKEKDKNLEGTDIREGLSAIISVRIPEELLQFEGQTKGKLGTSEARSAVDAVISEKLAYFLEENRETATLLVKKAIKAQQAREAARKAREEARSGKKRKKSEATLSGKLTPAQSRNPARNELYLVEGDSAGGSAKQGRDRKFQAVLPLRGKVINTEKAKLADIFKNEEINTIIHAIGGGVGVDFNVEDINYDKIVIMTDADTDGAHIQVLLLTFFYRYMKPLIEQGKVFIALPPLYKVSKGSGKKEIIEYAWSDEEMDDVLKKVGKGYTIQRYKGLGEMNADQLWETTMNPESRTLVRVKIDDAARVERRVTTLMGDKVEPRRKWIEKNVAFGLDEESNILENENLSLAEEV